One Roseimaritima multifibrata DNA window includes the following coding sequences:
- a CDS encoding glucuronyl esterase domain-containing protein, whose product MKRLSWPPQLRYPLAALLLPTAIALTAPAHLAMAQEATKSARETPAFQKTQVVSGDAVHKDSRSQPLTDLNGHFHFDPPKTLEAWEARAEDLRTQVQIATGLWPMPERTPLNPVIHGAVARDGFSIEKVYFESIPGHFVSGFLFRPETINGQVPGILCPHGHGGRMHMYSVEDVRRKITLGQERFEDSGRSPKLARCAQLARMGCVVFIFDMIGYADSQQLSYDLAHRYGEPRDRYAGGKTSEDGGWGFFTVQAESRLQSIMGMQTWNAIRSLDFLEQLPEVDPKRLAVTGNSGGGTQTILLGALDERPIVSFPNGMVSVSMQGGCTCENCSLLRVGSGNVELAALMAPRPQAMTAADDWTIDMMTDGYPELQQVYQLYGKKDNVLCRDFTYFPHNFNYVSRAMMYHWMNKHLQLKLPEPIVEEDWPGLTEEEALVWTDEHPAPAGGPEHEEAVTRFLTEQAQAKIQPLLKNAAENPEPFQALVGKAWETIIGRKLPNKDAIESDAVETISLKDAKLEKMLVRLTTQDESIPVVKLRSTKSKPNGTTVLWLDGNGKASLLNEQGAPSQQAQQWLDQGATILAADLLGQGEFTEDGNPTQQQRVVSNPRQYAGYTFTYNPSLFVHRVHDVLTLLAYAQGSGEVILSATSGAEPIAAAALAVSDSQAKELQLQANDFRFANLKSYRDPEFTPGAAKYGDMPALLALVKNKGIAITQIK is encoded by the coding sequence ATGAAACGACTGTCTTGGCCGCCGCAACTTCGATATCCCTTAGCGGCTCTTCTCTTGCCAACCGCAATTGCATTGACAGCCCCCGCCCACTTGGCGATGGCGCAGGAAGCAACCAAATCGGCTCGGGAAACGCCCGCTTTTCAAAAAACACAAGTTGTCTCTGGCGATGCGGTCCACAAAGACAGTCGCAGTCAACCATTGACCGACCTGAACGGTCATTTTCACTTTGATCCCCCGAAAACGCTGGAAGCCTGGGAAGCGCGTGCGGAAGATCTTCGCACACAGGTACAAATCGCAACCGGCCTATGGCCGATGCCAGAGCGGACGCCATTAAATCCCGTCATCCACGGGGCGGTCGCTCGCGATGGTTTTTCGATCGAAAAAGTTTACTTCGAAAGCATCCCCGGACACTTTGTCTCCGGATTCCTCTTCCGTCCTGAAACCATTAACGGACAGGTCCCGGGAATCCTTTGCCCCCACGGACATGGTGGGCGAATGCACATGTACAGCGTCGAAGATGTCCGCAGGAAGATCACGCTAGGACAAGAGCGATTCGAAGATTCCGGTCGCAGTCCGAAATTGGCTCGCTGTGCCCAACTCGCTCGTATGGGTTGCGTTGTTTTCATCTTCGACATGATTGGGTACGCCGACAGCCAACAGCTCTCCTATGACCTGGCCCATCGCTACGGAGAACCTCGCGACCGCTATGCAGGCGGAAAAACTAGCGAAGACGGGGGCTGGGGATTTTTCACTGTTCAAGCCGAATCCCGTTTGCAATCGATCATGGGAATGCAAACTTGGAACGCCATCCGCTCTCTCGATTTCCTTGAACAACTACCCGAAGTCGATCCAAAACGCCTAGCGGTTACCGGCAACAGTGGCGGAGGAACCCAAACGATTCTACTGGGCGCCCTTGATGAACGTCCGATTGTTTCCTTTCCGAATGGGATGGTTAGCGTTTCGATGCAAGGTGGATGCACCTGCGAAAACTGCTCGCTGCTGCGAGTCGGATCCGGCAACGTTGAACTAGCCGCCCTGATGGCCCCGCGTCCTCAAGCGATGACAGCGGCCGACGACTGGACCATCGACATGATGACCGATGGCTATCCAGAACTTCAGCAGGTCTACCAACTGTATGGCAAAAAGGACAATGTGCTGTGCCGCGATTTCACCTACTTCCCGCATAACTTCAATTACGTCTCGCGGGCGATGATGTACCACTGGATGAATAAACATCTCCAGCTGAAACTTCCTGAACCGATCGTCGAAGAAGACTGGCCAGGGCTTACGGAAGAAGAGGCCCTCGTCTGGACCGATGAACACCCGGCACCAGCCGGTGGACCGGAACATGAAGAAGCGGTTACCCGTTTCCTTACCGAACAAGCCCAGGCGAAGATCCAGCCGCTACTAAAAAATGCAGCGGAGAACCCCGAGCCTTTCCAGGCGTTGGTCGGCAAAGCTTGGGAAACCATCATCGGCCGCAAATTGCCCAACAAGGATGCCATCGAATCGGACGCTGTCGAAACGATTTCGCTGAAAGATGCCAAACTTGAAAAGATGCTGGTTCGATTGACCACCCAAGACGAATCGATCCCTGTGGTCAAATTACGTTCAACAAAATCGAAGCCAAACGGGACCACCGTTCTGTGGCTGGACGGCAACGGCAAAGCAAGTTTGCTGAACGAGCAAGGTGCCCCAAGCCAGCAAGCCCAACAGTGGCTTGACCAGGGAGCCACCATCCTAGCGGCTGACTTGCTAGGACAGGGCGAATTTACCGAGGACGGGAATCCCACGCAGCAACAACGCGTGGTCTCCAATCCACGGCAATATGCAGGCTATACGTTTACGTACAACCCATCCCTGTTTGTCCATCGCGTCCACGATGTGCTAACCCTATTGGCCTACGCACAGGGATCCGGAGAGGTCATCCTCTCGGCCACATCGGGCGCCGAACCAATTGCCGCAGCCGCATTGGCGGTCAGCGATTCACAAGCGAAAGAGTTGCAACTACAGGCCAACGACTTCCGTTTTGCAAACTTGAAATCTTACCGGGACCCAGAATTCACACCGGGCGCCGCCAAATACGGCGACATGCCAGCCCTGTTGGCACTAGTAAAAAACAAAGGGATCGCAATCACACAAATCAAGTAA
- the ispG gene encoding (E)-4-hydroxy-3-methylbut-2-enyl-diphosphate synthase, producing MTIERNPTRSVRIGTIAVGAGHPIAVQSMTATKTQDVAATAAQANALYEAGAGVVRIAVDSPKDAEALAEIRKLTKANLAVDLQENFRLAELVAPHVNKIRYNPGHLYHHQKDRPWQEKVEFIINQAKAHDCAIRIGVNCGSVDPAKKEKYDADDSITPMLESALEHCAFVDSLGFDRYVVSLKDSDPSKVVDVNRRFAEARPDIPLHLGVTEAGLPPDGIIKTRIAFEQLIGTGIGDTVRVSLTVPNNRKPEEIAAGQGILDDIAAGRVRSVVQLNPNELNIISCPSCSRVENEAFVELAADVKEMTRYAQQYAITIAVMGCRVNGPGETDDADLGLWCGPKVVNLKRGPESIGAFGYDEILPQLKKELDQLISQR from the coding sequence ATGACCATCGAACGCAATCCGACTCGCTCCGTCCGTATCGGCACCATTGCAGTCGGTGCAGGTCATCCGATCGCCGTGCAAAGCATGACGGCCACCAAGACCCAAGACGTCGCAGCGACGGCAGCTCAGGCAAACGCCCTGTATGAAGCGGGAGCAGGCGTCGTACGAATCGCGGTCGACAGCCCCAAGGATGCAGAAGCCCTGGCGGAAATTCGCAAACTAACGAAGGCCAACCTCGCAGTCGACCTGCAAGAGAATTTCCGGTTGGCCGAATTGGTGGCACCTCACGTCAACAAGATTCGCTACAACCCTGGGCATCTTTACCATCACCAAAAAGACCGTCCCTGGCAGGAAAAGGTTGAATTCATCATCAACCAAGCGAAAGCCCATGACTGTGCCATTCGGATTGGAGTGAACTGCGGAAGCGTCGACCCTGCCAAAAAGGAAAAATACGACGCGGACGATTCGATCACGCCCATGCTGGAAAGTGCTCTGGAACATTGTGCCTTCGTCGACTCCCTTGGATTCGACCGCTATGTCGTCTCCCTGAAGGACAGCGATCCCTCGAAAGTGGTTGACGTCAACCGCCGATTTGCCGAAGCACGCCCCGATATCCCACTGCATCTTGGCGTCACCGAAGCAGGGCTGCCTCCCGACGGTATCATCAAAACCAGGATTGCCTTTGAGCAGTTAATTGGAACGGGCATCGGCGATACGGTTCGCGTTTCGCTGACCGTCCCCAACAATCGCAAACCGGAAGAAATCGCCGCAGGGCAGGGGATCCTGGACGATATTGCCGCCGGTCGCGTTCGCAGCGTCGTGCAGCTGAATCCCAACGAGCTGAACATCATCAGCTGTCCAAGCTGCAGCCGAGTCGAAAACGAAGCGTTTGTTGAACTGGCCGCCGACGTCAAAGAGATGACCCGCTACGCACAACAATACGCGATCACGATCGCCGTGATGGGTTGCCGGGTCAACGGTCCGGGCGAAACCGACGACGCAGATCTCGGGCTGTGGTGTGGCCCTAAAGTCGTCAATCTAAAGCGAGGGCCTGAATCGATTGGTGCATTTGGGTACGACGAAATCCTGCCCCAACTGAAAAAGGAACTGGACCAACTGATCAGCCAACGCTGA
- the rlmN gene encoding 23S rRNA (adenine(2503)-C(2))-methyltransferase RlmN: MPSLPIADPSDVSRPSSTADGREHLLNWTSEQLGAWLSEQGHKPFRGRQIWNWIFQKRATDFDSMTDLPAALRTALDSQFVIFRGSIAKEEISPDGTEKLLVRLADGGEIECVLLMDGIRRSICVSSQVGCAMGCVFCASGLDGVDRNLTHGEILEQMLRLQARLPDDERLSHIVMMGMGEPLANLDRVLPALDWARSQDGLGISPRRITISTVGLPPAIDRLAKQGVPYNLAVSLHAPTDELRTQLVPVNRKIGVRPVMDAADRYFESSGRRLTFEYVLLGGINDSVRCAEQLSRLMRGRPVLLNVIPYNPVAGLPYKTPTSKQTRIFRETLEKAGVNVHFRQRKGSEINAACGQLRRNRQTESA, encoded by the coding sequence ATGCCATCGCTTCCCATTGCTGACCCATCCGACGTCTCACGCCCTTCCTCTACCGCGGACGGTCGTGAGCATTTACTGAATTGGACCAGTGAACAACTGGGTGCATGGCTTTCCGAGCAGGGGCACAAACCCTTTCGCGGCCGCCAGATCTGGAATTGGATTTTCCAGAAACGAGCCACCGATTTCGACAGCATGACCGACCTGCCAGCGGCTCTTCGCACGGCTTTGGATAGCCAATTCGTTATCTTTCGCGGAAGTATCGCCAAAGAAGAGATCTCGCCGGACGGAACCGAAAAACTACTGGTACGGCTGGCCGATGGCGGAGAAATCGAATGCGTCCTGCTGATGGACGGAATTCGCCGCAGCATCTGCGTCAGCAGCCAGGTGGGCTGTGCAATGGGCTGTGTTTTTTGTGCCAGCGGGCTGGACGGCGTCGACCGCAATCTGACGCACGGCGAGATACTGGAGCAGATGCTTCGCCTGCAGGCTCGATTGCCCGACGACGAACGGCTTAGCCATATCGTGATGATGGGAATGGGAGAACCGCTCGCCAACCTCGACCGAGTCCTCCCCGCACTCGATTGGGCTCGCAGCCAAGACGGCCTGGGAATCAGTCCGCGACGCATCACGATCAGCACCGTCGGCCTTCCACCGGCCATCGACCGACTGGCGAAACAGGGGGTCCCCTACAATTTGGCCGTCAGCCTGCATGCCCCGACCGATGAACTCCGCACTCAACTGGTCCCAGTGAACCGCAAAATCGGAGTCCGTCCGGTGATGGATGCCGCGGACCGTTATTTCGAATCGAGTGGTCGTCGGCTGACGTTCGAATACGTTTTGCTGGGCGGAATTAATGATAGTGTTCGGTGTGCCGAACAACTGTCCCGCCTAATGCGAGGACGCCCCGTTTTACTAAACGTGATCCCCTACAACCCGGTCGCGGGGTTACCCTACAAGACGCCGACAAGCAAACAGACTCGAATTTTCAGGGAAACGCTGGAAAAAGCGGGGGTCAACGTGCACTTCCGACAAAGAAAGGGAAGCGAGATCAATGCGGCATGTGGACAATTACGCCGCAATCGGCAAACAGAGTCCGCTTAA
- a CDS encoding M20/M25/M40 family metallo-hydrolase — protein sequence MPTSFDQTAALDRFLQLTAIEGASCNEKQVAMEIVRRLKAAGVPDQAIQFDDAHQKTRRLGQVGNLIVHLPGTGPGPTTLLTAHLDTVPVCVGSQPTVDGDEVYSAAPGTGLGADNRAGCAVILTAALAHLASETPVPPLTLCWFVQEEIGLEGSRNMDATKIGAHDRAINFDGGTVEKLTIGAIGGERMAIEFRGIASHAGVAPADGASAIVMASKAIASLYDEGWLGQVERPDGGQGRSNIGVFQGGDATNVVTPKVLLRAEARSHDPTVRNAIVAAIRHACEKAAAEVCNAAGESGSVEFESHVDYEAFKLDESAASVRAARSALEAVGRSPQLTISNGGLDANWMFLHGIQAVTLGCGQRNVHTEKERLDIPDYLDGCRIAIALATGNYA from the coding sequence ATGCCAACTTCGTTCGATCAGACCGCCGCACTGGACCGTTTCCTTCAACTGACGGCTATCGAAGGGGCCAGTTGCAATGAGAAGCAGGTGGCAATGGAAATTGTCCGGAGGCTGAAAGCTGCTGGAGTCCCGGATCAGGCGATTCAGTTTGATGATGCTCATCAGAAAACGCGGCGGTTGGGGCAGGTTGGGAATTTGATTGTTCACCTGCCGGGGACCGGACCCGGACCGACCACCCTGTTGACCGCTCATCTAGATACCGTTCCGGTTTGTGTTGGAAGCCAGCCAACGGTCGACGGCGACGAGGTTTATAGTGCCGCCCCCGGGACAGGTCTAGGAGCCGACAATCGAGCTGGCTGTGCTGTGATTTTGACCGCGGCGCTGGCTCATCTGGCAAGTGAAACCCCCGTCCCTCCGCTGACGCTCTGCTGGTTTGTGCAGGAAGAAATCGGCTTGGAAGGATCGCGGAACATGGATGCCACCAAAATTGGGGCTCATGATCGCGCGATTAATTTTGACGGGGGAACGGTCGAAAAATTGACCATCGGCGCTATCGGAGGGGAACGAATGGCGATCGAATTTCGCGGTATCGCTTCTCATGCCGGCGTCGCCCCAGCCGACGGCGCAAGCGCGATCGTGATGGCCAGCAAAGCGATTGCCAGCTTGTATGACGAGGGGTGGCTGGGACAGGTGGAACGCCCCGACGGCGGCCAGGGCCGTTCAAACATCGGAGTTTTTCAGGGGGGAGACGCAACCAATGTCGTGACGCCCAAAGTGCTGCTTCGCGCTGAAGCCCGCAGCCATGATCCCACCGTCCGAAACGCCATCGTTGCCGCGATCCGGCATGCCTGCGAAAAAGCGGCTGCAGAGGTTTGTAACGCTGCCGGAGAATCGGGCAGTGTCGAATTCGAATCGCATGTCGATTATGAAGCGTTTAAGCTGGACGAATCGGCGGCGTCGGTTCGTGCTGCCCGATCGGCGCTGGAGGCGGTTGGTCGTTCGCCGCAACTGACCATTTCCAACGGAGGGCTGGATGCCAACTGGATGTTCTTGCACGGTATTCAAGCCGTCACGCTGGGGTGCGGCCAGCGAAATGTCCATACCGAAAAAGAACGGTTAGATATTCCAGACTATTTGGACGGTTGCCGGATCGCAATCGCTTTGGCAACGGGGAATTATGCATGA
- a CDS encoding (2Fe-2S)-binding protein → MMKDDDELCLCFHVSKRKVVNYIRLHKPKVASQLSECFGAGTGCGWCRPFLRKLMQDAAPETVELPDSEAYAQSRKTYRKQDSE, encoded by the coding sequence ATGATGAAAGATGACGACGAGCTGTGCCTCTGCTTTCATGTCAGCAAGCGAAAAGTGGTCAACTATATTCGTTTGCATAAGCCCAAGGTAGCAAGTCAGCTGAGCGAATGTTTCGGAGCCGGCACCGGTTGTGGCTGGTGTCGTCCCTTCTTGCGAAAGTTGATGCAGGATGCTGCACCGGAGACGGTGGAGCTGCCCGATTCAGAAGCCTACGCCCAGTCACGTAAAACCTACCGAAAGCAAGATTCAGAGTAA
- a CDS encoding DUF1501 domain-containing protein, whose protein sequence is MPDPARESLRRDFLARAGGGAGMLALATLADAKPKPVLRQPRAKRVIWLFMHGGPSHVDLFDPKPALIKHSGKPLPDSFGNVMTRRNVAKNPLLAPLRPFRPRGKSGLEISDFLPHTAEHADDLCVVRSLHGESVNHPQAVYQMNTGSVLMGNPSVGSWVAYGLGSENENMPAFIVLPDPGGGLKGGPPAWGSGYLSAAYQGVTMRPGRTPILDLRPQPGVQPEQQRIDLQLIDSLNKRHLQNRDFDDQLASRVKAYELAFQMQAEAPQLVDLADETQSTHQMYGIDRPETKEFGQRCLLARRMIESGVRFVQLYSGDTNGWDAHADVDKNHSEYCQKTDKPIAGLLADLKQRGLFEDTLVIWGGEFGRMPMSEQGKGRDHNPWGYCAWLAGAGIQGGRAYGATDDIGLRAVTDKVPVRDFHATLLHLLGVDHYDLTFLHNGLDKRLTGPSDAEVVHALIGNS, encoded by the coding sequence ATGCCCGATCCTGCTCGAGAAAGTTTGCGACGTGACTTTCTCGCTCGAGCGGGTGGTGGAGCGGGGATGTTGGCGCTGGCGACGCTGGCGGATGCCAAACCGAAACCGGTTCTTCGGCAGCCTCGCGCCAAACGTGTGATTTGGTTGTTCATGCATGGTGGCCCCAGCCACGTCGATCTGTTTGATCCGAAGCCGGCGTTGATCAAGCACAGCGGCAAACCGTTGCCTGACAGTTTTGGCAATGTGATGACCCGCCGCAATGTCGCCAAGAATCCGTTGTTGGCACCTTTGCGTCCGTTTCGGCCGCGTGGCAAATCGGGGCTGGAAATTAGCGATTTTTTACCGCATACCGCCGAACATGCGGATGATCTGTGTGTGGTTCGTTCGCTGCATGGCGAGAGCGTGAACCATCCGCAGGCGGTTTATCAAATGAACACCGGCAGCGTCCTGATGGGCAACCCTAGTGTGGGGAGCTGGGTCGCTTACGGTTTGGGTTCCGAAAATGAAAACATGCCAGCGTTTATCGTTCTGCCTGATCCAGGGGGCGGTCTGAAAGGAGGGCCGCCGGCTTGGGGAAGCGGGTATTTGTCGGCTGCCTACCAGGGCGTCACGATGCGTCCGGGGAGAACTCCGATTCTGGATCTTCGCCCGCAGCCGGGCGTTCAACCGGAACAGCAGCGAATCGACCTGCAACTGATCGATTCATTGAACAAAAGGCATTTGCAGAATCGAGATTTCGATGATCAATTGGCCTCGCGGGTCAAAGCCTACGAACTGGCTTTCCAGATGCAGGCCGAAGCGCCGCAGCTGGTTGACCTTGCGGACGAAACCCAGTCGACGCATCAGATGTACGGAATCGACCGGCCTGAAACGAAGGAATTCGGTCAACGTTGCTTGTTGGCTCGCCGGATGATTGAAAGTGGGGTTCGGTTTGTGCAGCTGTATTCGGGGGACACCAATGGATGGGACGCTCACGCCGACGTCGATAAAAATCATTCCGAGTACTGCCAGAAGACCGACAAACCGATCGCTGGATTATTGGCCGACTTGAAACAACGCGGACTGTTCGAAGATACGTTGGTGATCTGGGGCGGCGAGTTCGGACGGATGCCGATGAGTGAGCAGGGAAAGGGACGAGACCACAATCCATGGGGCTATTGTGCTTGGCTGGCAGGCGCCGGAATCCAAGGGGGACGTGCTTACGGTGCGACCGACGATATTGGATTGCGAGCTGTTACCGACAAAGTTCCTGTGCGTGATTTTCACGCGACGTTGCTCCATTTGCTGGGAGTAGATCATTACGATCTGACCTTCTTGCACAACGGACTGGATAAGCGTCTGACCGGGCCTAGTGATGCGGAAGTGGTTCATGCTTTGATAGGAAATTCCTGA
- a CDS encoding DUF1549 and DUF1553 domain-containing protein translates to MAGCAIPRFWACGFLCSLFALFSGIGFAEEPATEPDYVELPITAEDREHWAFLPRLKVDLSGHPRHPWAINEIDDLVYRELERAELMPQPAATKRDLIRRLSYDLTGLPPTAEEIEAFVTDPHPAAYLRLVDRLLGSPRYGERWAQHWLDLARFAETDGFEHDKVRGEAWKYRDWVVSALNADMPYDEFLTLQLAGDEISPDDDSAVTATRFCLSGPDMPDINLTEERMHTVLNEMVSTVGEVILGLQVGCAQCHDHKFDSISQADFYRLRAIFRPAIRLKKNVSLSVFQEDPAFAKPSHLMLRGDFRRPGPKVQPGVLRVIAEDLADFQPTVTDKSKGLRTEFAKWLVDSRNPLTARVIVNRVWLYHFGQGIVTTPSDFGVTGEYPSHDELLDWLADYLIEQDWSLKALHKKIVTSATYRQRSFLPADRSDVELATWQRSLERDPSGALLSRYTRWRLEGEAIRDAMLFSAGGLSFDTGGPGVRPPLPQELLETLLKKQWDVTEDVGEHQRRSLYVFARRNLRYPIFEVFDRPSANVSCPQRGKSTTAPQSLHLLNSSFSFEIANQLAASIAAEQEEPREQIAVAFQRILGRQPTLADYDDVDLFWNQHHPLAGNDPNLPLAHLCLALFNCNEFVFVD, encoded by the coding sequence ATGGCCGGTTGTGCGATTCCGCGTTTTTGGGCGTGCGGTTTTCTGTGCAGCCTGTTTGCCCTTTTTTCGGGTATTGGATTTGCGGAAGAACCGGCGACCGAACCTGACTACGTTGAACTTCCGATCACGGCCGAGGACCGAGAGCACTGGGCCTTTTTGCCTCGGCTGAAAGTCGACCTTTCCGGACATCCTCGCCATCCTTGGGCGATTAATGAGATTGATGACCTTGTCTATCGAGAACTGGAGCGAGCTGAATTAATGCCTCAGCCCGCGGCGACGAAACGGGATTTGATTCGTCGCTTGAGCTACGACCTTACGGGGCTGCCGCCGACGGCGGAGGAAATCGAAGCTTTCGTAACCGATCCGCATCCAGCGGCTTATCTGCGTTTGGTTGATCGTCTGTTGGGGTCGCCTCGATACGGTGAACGCTGGGCGCAGCATTGGCTTGATCTGGCACGGTTTGCCGAAACCGATGGATTTGAACATGACAAAGTCCGCGGCGAAGCTTGGAAGTATCGTGACTGGGTGGTTTCGGCGTTGAACGCGGACATGCCCTACGACGAATTCTTGACGTTGCAGTTGGCTGGAGACGAGATTTCGCCGGACGATGATTCCGCGGTCACGGCGACGCGGTTTTGTTTGTCGGGGCCCGATATGCCAGATATCAATTTGACCGAAGAACGGATGCATACGGTCTTAAACGAAATGGTCTCGACGGTTGGTGAAGTGATTTTGGGTTTGCAGGTCGGCTGTGCACAGTGTCACGACCACAAATTCGATTCGATTAGCCAGGCTGATTTTTATCGATTGCGAGCGATTTTTCGGCCTGCGATTCGCTTGAAAAAGAACGTGTCGCTTTCGGTGTTTCAAGAGGACCCCGCTTTCGCAAAACCAAGTCATTTAATGTTGCGAGGGGATTTCCGCCGCCCTGGCCCCAAAGTCCAACCGGGCGTGTTGAGAGTGATCGCCGAAGACCTTGCGGATTTTCAGCCTACGGTAACCGACAAGAGCAAGGGGCTGCGGACCGAGTTCGCAAAGTGGCTTGTCGATAGCAGGAATCCGCTGACCGCGCGAGTGATCGTCAATCGTGTTTGGCTGTACCATTTCGGACAGGGGATCGTGACCACGCCAAGCGACTTTGGGGTCACCGGTGAGTACCCCAGCCACGATGAATTGCTTGACTGGTTGGCTGACTATTTGATCGAGCAGGATTGGAGTCTGAAGGCTCTTCATAAAAAGATTGTGACCTCGGCAACCTACCGACAGCGAAGTTTTTTGCCGGCGGACCGATCGGATGTGGAACTGGCAACTTGGCAGCGGTCACTTGAACGGGATCCATCCGGTGCGTTGCTTTCGCGGTATACGCGATGGCGACTGGAGGGGGAAGCGATTCGAGACGCGATGTTGTTTTCCGCGGGCGGTTTGTCCTTCGATACGGGGGGCCCGGGCGTGCGGCCTCCGCTGCCCCAGGAATTGCTCGAAACCTTGCTTAAGAAACAGTGGGATGTGACGGAAGATGTGGGCGAACATCAGCGGCGCAGCTTGTATGTTTTTGCCCGTCGTAATCTGCGTTACCCCATTTTCGAAGTTTTCGATCGTCCCAGTGCAAATGTCAGTTGCCCTCAGCGGGGAAAATCAACCACCGCACCTCAATCGCTGCATCTGCTGAATTCAAGCTTCTCGTTTGAAATAGCCAATCAACTTGCCGCATCGATCGCGGCGGAACAGGAGGAGCCTCGCGAGCAAATTGCTGTCGCGTTCCAGCGAATCTTGGGGCGTCAACCAACTCTGGCAGATTATGATGATGTGGATCTTTTTTGGAATCAGCATCATCCGTTGGCTGGAAACGACCCCAATCTTCCGCTCGCTCATCTCTGCTTGGCGTTGTTCAATTGCAATGAGTTTGTGTTTGTTGACTGA
- a CDS encoding sulfatase, giving the protein MIFSTPMFSLNVCHRLSESSPSPSRSLQPFSALSVFALTVFVHCFGAATESCAAPADRSDRPNILFILADDLGWRDLSGEGSSFYESPHLDGLAESGMRFTQGYATCQVCSPSRASIMTGKFPARHGITDWIGAASGTKWKRNDRILPSEYQHQLNQEETTIAEAFKEAGYRTFFAGKWHLGDKGSFPEDHGFEVNAGGHHRGSPPGGYFSPYKNPKLSDGPAGESLPIRLADETVTFIEQVQEENKQPFFAFLSFYSVHGPIQTTQPLWSKYQQKAKQADDPESRFLIDRTLPVRQVQDCPIYGGMIESMDDAVGRVLTALKRLGIDENTIVVFTSDNGGVSSGDAYSTSNLPLRGGKGRQWEGGIREPFFIRVPGLTEAGAVSDVPVTGADFYPTLLDLAGVPLMPGQHADGQSLKPLLSGGDIAERPLYWHYPHYGNQGGEPSSILRQNEWKLIHYYEDGRDELYNLRKDPSEQTDVAAENRPRVQQMSKKLQDWLQSVGAQIPQANPNFDEAEKKQWHRQIKSMQLPRLERKHAEYLEENFQPGKDWWGSLVDPS; this is encoded by the coding sequence ATGATTTTTTCGACGCCCATGTTTTCATTGAATGTTTGTCATCGGCTGAGCGAATCCTCCCCATCGCCCAGTCGTTCCTTGCAACCTTTTTCGGCTCTTTCCGTTTTTGCTCTGACGGTATTTGTTCACTGTTTTGGGGCGGCGACCGAAAGTTGTGCAGCGCCAGCCGACCGGAGCGATCGGCCAAACATTCTTTTCATTCTGGCGGATGATTTAGGATGGCGGGACTTGAGTGGTGAAGGTTCAAGTTTTTATGAAAGTCCGCATCTGGATGGCCTAGCCGAATCGGGGATGCGTTTTACGCAGGGTTACGCCACCTGTCAGGTCTGCAGTCCTTCGCGGGCGAGTATTATGACGGGGAAATTTCCGGCTCGACACGGAATTACCGACTGGATCGGGGCGGCGTCTGGAACGAAATGGAAGCGGAATGACCGAATCCTGCCCTCTGAATACCAGCACCAATTGAATCAAGAAGAGACAACGATTGCGGAAGCTTTTAAGGAAGCGGGCTATCGAACCTTTTTTGCCGGTAAATGGCATTTGGGCGACAAGGGGTCGTTCCCGGAAGACCATGGTTTTGAAGTCAATGCCGGCGGACACCATCGAGGCAGCCCACCGGGTGGATATTTCTCTCCTTACAAAAATCCAAAATTGAGTGACGGTCCTGCCGGAGAATCGTTGCCAATACGTTTGGCGGACGAAACCGTCACGTTTATCGAGCAGGTTCAGGAGGAAAACAAGCAGCCGTTTTTCGCGTTCCTTTCTTTCTACAGCGTGCATGGACCGATCCAAACGACGCAACCGTTGTGGTCGAAGTACCAGCAGAAAGCCAAGCAGGCAGACGATCCAGAATCTCGCTTTCTTATCGATCGAACTTTACCGGTTCGGCAGGTCCAAGATTGCCCGATCTATGGAGGGATGATCGAATCGATGGACGATGCGGTAGGTCGGGTTTTGACCGCGTTGAAACGATTGGGGATCGATGAAAATACGATCGTCGTGTTCACTTCCGACAATGGAGGTGTTTCGTCGGGCGATGCTTACAGTACCAGCAACCTGCCACTTCGCGGCGGCAAGGGACGGCAATGGGAGGGAGGGATTCGGGAACCCTTTTTTATTCGAGTTCCCGGTTTAACAGAGGCGGGGGCTGTAAGCGATGTGCCGGTCACTGGAGCCGATTTCTACCCCACGTTACTGGACCTTGCAGGGGTACCACTGATGCCCGGTCAGCATGCGGATGGGCAAAGTTTAAAACCGTTGCTAAGTGGAGGCGATATTGCGGAGCGGCCACTCTATTGGCATTACCCGCATTATGGAAACCAGGGTGGTGAGCCTTCATCGATTCTTCGCCAGAATGAATGGAAGCTGATTCACTACTACGAAGATGGACGTGACGAACTTTACAATCTTCGCAAAGATCCCAGCGAGCAAACGGATGTCGCAGCGGAGAATCGGCCTCGGGTGCAACAGATGAGCAAAAAATTGCAAGATTGGTTGCAGTCGGTCGGGGCTCAGATCCCCCAGGCAAACCCAAATTTCGACGAAGCCGAAAAGAAGCAATGGCATCGTCAGATCAAATCGATGCAGTTGCCTCGGCTGGAACGAAAGCACGCCGAGTACCTCGAAGAAAATTTCCAACCAGGAAAAGACTGGTGGGGAAGTCTGGTCGACCCTTCTTAG